A region of Asterias amurensis chromosome 22, ASM3211899v1 DNA encodes the following proteins:
- the LOC139953559 gene encoding uncharacterized protein isoform X4 — MAERLRRDPLPPQWSFGVKSDGRIFFINEETRTTTWLHPLTGKAMATGHSDRDDLPPGWQEGITREGATYYMNHHTGDTSFHHPITHYAEAEEDFTLIERAPNTPPYQRSQLAPLVMSEPTGNSSYDDRSSYPTSPSSPNTPTTPSSSERPSFRKKVVSKGSTPSLKRRRDAAITMEGWLYKQDSGALKVWRKRWCVLADFGLFFYKGSDKSKSETGSILIPSYVVGPVGPQDKITRKFAFKCEHDNMRTYYLAAENQSDMNQWMRALNLAAKLQLDGQHERPQYDEDDAGFKDYQSRSLNNSKRDEDDWLFRSPKDLNDTIPDDYNDDRTPQQQANGFDPNGQLPREPDELERKHPNNEEDYNNAPEGYWEARERFNQGQGGWPEEMKKGRDGDSNPPAIYDYPPDEDIDGYSSLEEGKQHLKDRYYDDDPRSKSDSDDQQKEVINQHRRDQNDNYNKGNARNARQPGEDRHDGYNSLSESDQDRQIVAEKEIVVNTSAPVENSEYEERPRSAQPRQGSRPTGQDENRRQGQNRPRTRDSESSRASQDRHSDRPSDRHADGHGDRPSDMQSGDQRRSWDRESGSLSSGGKARSRSMGRERSAPHSPGQYPDSYKTLPRPRSKSRERRDTDNSQSGRPGDHSNRGNYDSSTTDSLPSPSGNPVMSPWGDGRRPDQPQRGQRPQDFDSWSESNGSQDRDDRRRDATRSLDRSQRSHYPSSMESSPRGPHQAATLPPDYHKPRGQDRLSTPTGSTHGSVDGRQSQPRSDPRRSDPRGDPRRSDSRQSNPRSDPRRSDPRDDSRRIDPRWDPRHGDPRDDPRRSDSRRSDPRRSDPRGDPRRSVPGGNGRRDVRGDPRRRSDPQRIDPNRVGPHDDKREVESTQGRRPPEALHFKIPKNGIMEQDGVTPEQRSILQSPLVQPNHDLLTPEQRSDLNSPMVYQKNETEWPSNVPESYYKAKDKQSESERHTPVQRSIDPQSDYIPQPVEAVIQRSTPTNPTFNAPSPNPNQQRASHYDHPRRYALPITEEETGGGVTEADMAPTRPKNGRPKSRSNRNTLEKNEYNGGDMLAPLTEGNGPSKGPREPTSRFRKWQMKTQPYILLSTGIRLRLSIAAGDLLGKSHEELVLLLIQLRRDQSNLERWLDMIDQELALLIDPTTPPGSPSKIRARHGDSLHRRSNPNLNEERQFYEELEIEREEVQRELEISGPLVHLVDNLVRMGSLYGGENHMIAREFYKDKVQKDLDHIQPKKLIEFSRRLEEEKLNRDLKGELQQIQTAEDKLLEEKLNHLYILDKKLQEMSAHVSLLKEDKDRLESALDRLGRQMDKYWDEPEAVAEMGYEQHRLERDLVKVRTQLAVGTKELEEVAAENGKMELEVTLLRSKLEGRHNRSPKNLDGISTKERLQMETEVTRVQSLMDSLDKQRHLLVNQMQNLKFGSPEVVSEKIPRHRHEHSPRTPKQYTVTDLDTMMSHDINTSSATLATPDDNSSKLAPPLRRRGDSFNKVKQIKEQQVQQSPVLESAISSTNQSTYHASPQILHPQPRYQQPPPQQMEPSPNRDNQYYSRPSTESPRGDPLSHDRVRNGSAQPHGNRSDKRNTVGGHGKRPKSSKDSKYHTISRSGEVIVGSPMRRSRSVPDRKGLTPDNDNQKLSAMDRLMPGSPRKNSNNDSNHGAFSDTEAEPVLKSKKKSLRVSEGSQPKTRSPSLRHIRSARSQTLPGRFTNQSPQTLPVRPRLTSDLTNSGNRGTNSKQQQQQQRARRHTFSGNPLGPQTGPFKGVQDDIAIHEFEAAMTVTENEYEDYARTEPSQPVTSDVVRGDYKSVEVDESTGGGLLGMPAKILIPDRYISEEDEEELMLSPEEKERQEKRVDRITKMLSAHRLSDTEAPNDSGDQSLQDWRPSEILSDWDQSQGHHESTELRSKLEEERQARKEVLAIRRALAQEVKEQSKVMAARSMKISTGTPPQQVSLAR; from the exons ATGGCCGAAAGACTTCGTCGAGATCCCCTTCCCCCTCAGTGgtcatttggggtcaaatctGATGGCAGAATCTTCTTTATTAA TGAAGAGACACGGACCACAACTTGGCTACACCCATTGACGGGTAAAGCAATGGCCACAGGACATAGCGATAGAGATG atCTGCCTCCAGGATGGCAGGAGGGAATAACGAGGGAAGGAGCAACCTACTACATGAA TCATCATACTGGGGATACCTCATTCCATCATCCCATCACTCACTATGCTGAAGCTGAAGAAGATTTTACACTCATTGAGAG GGCTCCGAATACTCCCCCTTACCAACGCAGTCAACTAGCTCCCCTAGTGATGTCTGAACCTACTGGGAACTCCTCCTATGATGATCGTTCTTCCTACCCAACCTCTCCTTCCTCACCTAACACTCCAACAACACCCTCCTCATCAGAACGTCCTAGCTTTAGAAAGAAAGTTGTTTCTAAAGGATCCACTCCCTCCTTGAAACGACGTCGTGATGCTGCTATAACAATGGAAGGATGGTTGTATAAACAAGATAGTGGTGCCTTAAAGGTGTGGAGGAAAAGATGGTGTGTTCTTGCTGACTTTGGTCTTTTCTTCTACAAAG GGTCGGACAAGTCCAAGAGTGAAACGGGTTCCATTTTGATTCCTAGCTACGTCGTTGGTCCGGTCGGACCTCAGGATAAAATTACCAGGAAATTTGCTTTTAAG tgtGAGCATGATAATATGAGAACCTACTACCTAGCTGCTGAGAATCAGAGTGATATGAATCAGTGGATGAGAGCTTTAAATCTTGCTGCCAAGTTGCAGCTTGATGG GCAACATGAAAGGCCTCAATATGATGAGGATGATGCAGGCTTTAAAGATTATCAATCTCGCTCACTCAACAATTCAAAACGAGATGAGGACGACTGGTTATTCCGAAGCCCAAAGGACTTGAACGACACTATACCTGATGATTATAACGACGACAGAACACCACAACAACAAGCCAATGGGTTTGATCCTAATGGTCAGTTACCAAGGGAACCTGATGAGCTTGAGAGGAAACATCCTAACAATGAGGAGGATTATAACAACGCTCCAGAGGGTTACTGGGAGGCAAGAGAACGTTTCAACCAAGGACAAGGAGGATGGCCAGAGGAGATGAAAAAAGGACGAGATGGAGATTCTAATCCCCCGGCTATCTACGATTATCCCCCTGATGAGGATATAGACGGATACTCATCTTTAGAAGAAGGAAAACAACATCTTAAGGATCGTTACTATGACGATGACCCTAGGTCAAAGTCTGATAGTGATGATCAACAGAAAGAAGTCATCAACCAACATCGACGTGACCAGAATGATAATTACAATAAGGGTAATGCCCGTAATGCCAGACAACCAGGTGAAGACAGACACGATGGATATAACTCACTCTCTGAAAGTGATCAAGATCGACAGATTGTGGCAGAGAAAGAAATAGTAGTCAATACCTCAGCTCCAGTTGAGAATTCTGAGTATGAGGAGAGACCAAGGAGTGCTCAGCCGAGACAGGGGTCAAGACCTACTGGTCAAGATGAGAACAGAAGACAGGGACAAAATAGACCCAGAACAAG AGATTCAGAATCAAGTCGAGCTTCCCAGGACAGACACAGTGATAGACCCAGTGACAGACACGCTGACGGACATGGTGACAGACCCAGTGATATGCAAAGTGGAGATCAACGTCGTAGTTGGGATCGTGAGAGTGGGTCATTGTCCAGTGGAGGTAAAGCTCGATCAAGGTCCATGGGTCGAGAGCGGTCAGCTCCTCATTCTCCTGGTCAGTATCCGGACTCATATAAAACACTTCCAAGACCGAGGTCCAAATCCAGAGAGAGACGAGACACAG acAATAGTCAATCTGGGCGTCCTGGTGACCATAGCAACAGAGGTAATTATGATTCCTCTACTACCGACTCTTTACCGAGTCCCTCCGGCAATCCAGTGATGTCTCCATGGGGTGACGGACGAAGACCAGACCAACCTCAGAGAGGACAACGACCTCAAGATTTTGATTCATGGTCTGAGTCAAATGGAAGTCAAGATCGAGATGATCGTAGACGTGATGCCACTAGGTCCTTAGATCGGAGCCAGAGGTCACATTATCCATCATCTATGGAGAGCTCACCAAGAGGACCTCATCAAGCCGCAACCTTACCTCCTGATTATCACAAACCTAGAGGCCAAGACAGATTGTCAACTCCAACAGGATCTACTCATGGATCAGTGGATGGGAGACAATCTCAACCAAGAA GTGACCCAAGAAGAAGTGACCCCAGAGGGGACCCTAGACGGAGTGACTCAAGACAAAGTAACCCAAGAAGTGACCCTAGGCGAAGTGATCCCAGAGATGACTCAAGAAGAATTGACCCCAGATGGGACCCCAGACACGGTGACCCAAGAGATGATCCCAGAAGAAGTGACTCTAGACGAAGTGACCCAAGACGGAGTGACCCAAGAGGAGACCCAAGAAGGAGTGTCCCAGGAGGTAACGGAAGAAGAGATGTTAGAGGTGACCCAAGAAGAAGAAGTGATCCCCAGAGGATTGATCCCAATAGAGTCGGTCCACATGATGATAAGAGAGAAGTTGAATCAACTCAAGGAAGGCGTCCACCAGAGGCGTTGCATTTCAAGATCCCCAAGAATGGAATTATG GAACAAGATGGCGTTACTCCGGAACAAAGGTCAATTCTACAGAGTCCTCTAGTTCAGCCAAACCATGACCTCTTGACCCCTGAGCAGAGGTCAGACCTTAATAGTCCCATGGTTTATCAGAAGAACGAAACTGAATGGCCATCCAACGTACCAGAGTCATACTATAAGGCAAAAGACAAACAGTCAGAAAG TGAGAGACATACTCCAGTTCAGCGAAGCATAGATCCTCAATCTGACTACATACCACAACCAGTAGAAGCCGTCATACAACGCTCTACACCAACCAATCCAACATTCAACGCACCCTCTCCTAATCCAAACCAACAGAGGGCCTCTCATTATGACCATCCTCGTAGATATGCATTACCAATCACTGAGGAGGAAACCG GTGGTGGAGTCACGGAGGCAGATATGGCGCCAACCCGACCGAAGAATGGCAGACCGAAGAGTCGATCAAACAGGAATACCTTAGAGAAGAATGAGTATAATGGAGGAGATATGTTAGCACCACTCACTGAGGGCAATGGACCTAGTAAAGGG CCAAGAGAGCCTACAAGTCGTTTCCGTAAGTGGCAGATGAAGACACAGCCTTATATTCTTCTGTCTACCGGTATACGTCTTCGTCTTAGCATTGCTGCTGGAGATCTCCTTGGCAAATCG CATGAAGAGCTGGTGTTGTTATTGATTCAGCTTCGTCGAGATCAGTCCAACTTGGAACGATGGTTAGATATGATTGATCAAGAATTAGCTTTATTGATTGATCCAACAACGCCACCTGGAAGCCCAAGCAAGATCAGAGCAAG GCATGGTGATTCTTTACATCGTCGTTCCAATCCAAACCTGAATGaagagagacagttttatgaagaGTTGGAAATAGAACGTGAGGAAGTTCAGCGAGAGCTTGAGATCAGTGGTCCATTGGTTCATCTGGTGGACAATCTGGTCCGGATGGGAAGTTTATATGGAGGGGAGAATCATATGATTGCAAGGGAATTCTACAAG GACAAGGTACAGAAAGACTTGGATCATATTCAACCTAAGAAATTGATTGAGTTCTCTCGACGTCTTGAAGAAGAGAAATTAAATCGAGACTTGAAAGGAGAATTACAACAGATACAGACGGCTGAAGATAAACTTCTAGAG GAGAAGTTAAACCATCTCTACATTCTAGATAAGAAGTTACAGGAGATGTCTGCTCATGTCTCACTTCTTAAAGAAGACAAAGATCGTCTTGAGTCGGCTTTAGATCGTCTTGGCCGTCAGATGGATAAATATTGGGATGAACCTGAAGCAGTCGCTGAGATGGGATATGAACAACATCGTCTGGAGAGAGATCTGGTCAAAGTTCGCACTCAACTTGCAGTAGGAACGAAG GAACTGGAGGAAGTTGCTGCTGAGAATGGAAAGATGGAACTTGAGGTGACACTGCTGAGATCTAAACTAGAAGGACGTCATAATCGTAGTCCCAAAAACCTG GATGGAATTAGCACTAAAGAGCGACTTCAGATGGAGACAGAAGTAACAAGAGTTCAATCCTTAATGGATAGTTTGGATAAACAAAGACACCTGCTTGTTAATCAGATGCAGAATCTCAAGTTTGGATCACCAGAAG TGGTGTCCGAGAAGATTCCTCGTCACAGACATGAGCATTCGCCTCGAACTCCCAAACAGTATACAGTGACTGACCTAGACACTATGATGTCACATGACATCAACACATCCTCTGCTACCCTGGCAACACCGGATGATAACAGCTCTAAACTAGCTCCACCACTCCGTAGAAGGGGTGACAGTTTCAATAAAGTCAAG caAATAAAGGAACAACAAGTTCAGCAATCTCCTGTACTTGAATCAGCCATATCATCAACAAACCAATCGACTTATCATGCTTCCCCTCAAATACTCCACCCACAACCACGCTATCAACAACCCCCTCCACAACAAATGGAACCGTCTCCAAATAGAGATAATCAGTACTACTCGAGACCTTCCACTGAGTCTCCAAGGGGTGATCCATTGTCTCATGATAGAG TGCGTAATGGATCAGCCCAACCACATGGCAACCGATCTGATAAGAGAAACACAGTAGGAGGTCACGGGAAGCGACCCAAAAGCTCAAAAGACTCCAAAT ATCACACAATCAGTCGTAGCGGTGAGGTCATAGTGGGGTCACCGATGCGTCGTAGTCGATCTGTTCCTGATCGTAAAGGATTAACACCCGACAACGATAACCAAAAACTCTCTGCAATG GATCGGCTCATGCCAGGGTCACCCCGCAAGAACAGCAACAATGATTCCAATCATGGAGCATTCTCAGACACCGAGGCAGAACCCGTCCTCAAATCCAAGAAAAAAAGCTTAAGAGTGAGCGAGGGATCACAG CCCAAAACACGGAGCCCTTCCCTTCGCCATATCCGCTCTGCACGATCCCAGACCTTGCCTGGCCGCTTCACTAACCAGTCACCACAAACTCTCCCAGTTCGGCCTCGATTGACCTCTGACCTGACTAACAGTGGTAACCGTGGCACTAACagtaaacaacaacagcagcagcagcgggCTAGGAGGCATACCTTCAGTGGGAACCCACTAGGCCCACAAACTGGACCATTTAAG GGTGTACAAGATGACATAGCTATACATGAATTTGAGGCAGCTATGACGGTAACTGAAAATGAATATGAAGACTACGCTCGGACTGAACCATCTCAACCAGTAACATCGGATGTAGTACGAGGTGATTACAAATCAGTAGAGGTGGATGAATCAACTGGAGGAGGATTG ctTGGTATGCCAGCCAAGATTTTAATCCCAGATCGTTACATCtcagaagaagatgaagaagaattGATGTTATCACCAGAAGAGAAAGAAAGACAAGAGAAACGAGTTGATCGAATTACTAAGATGTTATCAGCTCACAG